A single window of Brevundimonas naejangsanensis DNA harbors:
- a CDS encoding RcnB family protein, with translation MKRSLLMFAAVSAFLVPAAAPLSALAQERPERAQTREDGPRRSERRAAPQRDRGDMAMRPRERHETPRQSVQPRPDQPRPQTPDGPRPQRPEGERPSGQRPDHQRPNRPDRPEGQRPERPNRPDWNQPNQPGRPDRPDRPQRPERPDRPDRPGATRPDRPDRPDWNRPNRPDANRPNRPDWNRPGRPDVNRPHRPDRPGWNRDRDYREFHNRWNRDQWRRDWDRRHRSDWWRYDSRFRGWSGVRVGFYFAPGYGYYSVPRTYWNRQYSVGQYLPDVFWRYQVNDWRTYGLGYPPPGTRWVYVDNAIYLIDDYDGYIIEVVRDAWSW, from the coding sequence TGGCCCAGGAGCGCCCTGAACGCGCCCAGACCCGCGAGGACGGTCCCCGCCGCTCTGAACGCCGCGCCGCGCCGCAGCGCGATCGCGGCGATATGGCCATGCGGCCGCGCGAGCGTCACGAAACCCCGCGCCAGAGCGTGCAACCTCGTCCCGATCAGCCTCGCCCCCAAACGCCGGACGGCCCGCGCCCGCAGCGGCCCGAAGGCGAACGCCCCTCGGGCCAACGCCCTGATCATCAACGGCCCAACCGCCCGGATCGTCCAGAAGGACAGCGGCCCGAGCGTCCCAACCGTCCCGACTGGAATCAGCCGAACCAGCCTGGCCGCCCCGATCGTCCTGACCGTCCGCAACGGCCGGAAAGACCGGACCGTCCTGATCGACCGGGGGCGACGCGTCCCGACCGTCCCGATCGGCCCGACTGGAACCGTCCGAATCGTCCAGACGCCAACCGCCCGAACCGTCCTGACTGGAACCGCCCCGGCCGCCCTGACGTCAATCGCCCGCACCGGCCGGATCGTCCAGGTTGGAACCGGGATCGGGACTATCGCGAGTTCCACAATCGCTGGAACCGCGACCAGTGGCGCCGTGACTGGGACCGTCGTCATCGCAGCGATTGGTGGCGCTACGACAGCCGCTTCCGGGGCTGGAGCGGCGTGCGCGTCGGCTTCTATTTCGCACCGGGCTACGGCTACTACAGCGTGCCGCGCACCTATTGGAACCGGCAGTACTCCGTCGGTCAGTACCTGCCGGACGTCTTCTGGCGCTATCAGGTGAATGACTGGCGCACCTATGGCCTGGGCTATCCGCCTCCCGGCACGCGGTGGGTCTACGTCGACAATGCGATCTATCTGATCGACGACTACGACGGCTACATCATCGAAGTCGTCCGCGACGCCTGGAGCTGGTAA
- the queE gene encoding 7-carboxy-7-deazaguanine synthase — protein MTYSAKEVFLTVQGEGGQAGRPAVFLRFAGCNLWSGLERDRAAAVCTFCDTDFVGVDGDGGGKFKTADLMADHVAGMWRGRHGDPKLVVCTGGEPLMQLDAPLIDALHARGFQIAIESNGTMAAPVGIDWICISPKADAPVVQTSGQELKLVFPQPLAMPDRFEHLDFEHFWLQPMDGPDQAANTAAAIEYCLTHPKWRLSVQTHKYIGVR, from the coding sequence ATGACCTATTCGGCCAAGGAAGTCTTTCTGACGGTGCAGGGCGAGGGCGGGCAGGCGGGCCGCCCGGCGGTCTTCCTGCGCTTTGCCGGATGCAATCTGTGGAGCGGGCTGGAGCGGGATCGCGCTGCCGCCGTCTGCACCTTCTGCGACACCGATTTCGTCGGCGTGGACGGCGATGGCGGCGGCAAGTTCAAGACCGCCGATCTGATGGCCGATCATGTCGCCGGGATGTGGCGCGGTCGCCACGGCGACCCCAAGCTGGTGGTCTGCACCGGCGGCGAGCCCTTGATGCAGTTGGACGCGCCGCTGATCGACGCCCTGCATGCGCGCGGTTTCCAGATCGCCATCGAAAGCAACGGCACCATGGCGGCGCCCGTAGGGATCGACTGGATCTGCATCAGCCCCAAGGCCGACGCCCCTGTGGTTCAGACCTCGGGTCAGGAACTGAAGCTGGTCTTTCCTCAGCCGCTGGCCATGCCCGACCGGTTCGAACACCTCGATTTCGAGCATTTCTGGCTTCAGCCGATGGATGGACCGGACCAGGCCGCCAACACGGCCGCCGCCATTGAATACTGCCTGACCCATCCGAAATGGCGTCTCAGCGTCCAGACGCACAAATATATCGGGGTGCGGTAG
- the queC gene encoding 7-cyano-7-deazaguanine synthase QueC translates to MSEIDLHPAASALILFSGGQDSATCLAWALERFERVETVGFDYGQRHAVEMEARQAVRREVTKALPQWAGRLGDDHVVDLTGFGAIGETAMTTERAIEADARGLPNTFVPGRNLIFLVAAAALADRRGLEALIGGMCETDYSGYPDCRNDTIQATARALSLGLDKPVPVETPLMFLTKAQTWELAERIGGRALVEAIIEFSHTCYLGDRTRRHAWGYGCGTCPACELRAAGYAEWAAA, encoded by the coding sequence ATGAGCGAAATCGACCTTCACCCCGCTGCCTCCGCCCTGATCCTCTTTTCCGGAGGACAGGACAGCGCCACCTGTCTGGCCTGGGCGCTGGAGAGGTTTGAGCGGGTGGAGACTGTCGGCTTTGATTACGGCCAGCGCCACGCGGTCGAGATGGAGGCGCGCCAGGCGGTCCGGCGCGAAGTGACTAAGGCCCTGCCGCAATGGGCGGGCAGGCTGGGCGACGATCATGTGGTCGATCTGACAGGCTTCGGCGCCATCGGCGAGACGGCCATGACCACCGAGCGCGCCATTGAGGCCGACGCGCGCGGCCTACCCAACACCTTTGTTCCGGGGCGGAATCTGATCTTCCTGGTCGCCGCGGCGGCTTTGGCTGACCGGCGGGGGCTGGAAGCCTTGATCGGCGGCATGTGCGAGACGGACTATTCCGGCTATCCCGACTGCCGCAACGACACCATTCAAGCCACGGCCCGCGCCCTGTCGCTGGGCCTGGACAAGCCCGTGCCGGTCGAGACTCCGCTGATGTTCCTGACCAAGGCGCAGACGTGGGAACTGGCCGAGCGGATCGGCGGCCGCGCCCTGGTCGAAGCGATCATCGAGTTCAGCCATACCTGCTATCTGGGCGACCGGACCCGCCGCCACGCCTGGGGCTATGGCTGCGGGACGTGCCCGGCCTGCGAACTGCGCGCGGCGGGCTATGCCGAATGGGCGGCCGCATGA
- a CDS encoding response regulator, with translation MPTIEVLTDRAEPVLPSAKTGEVFARFEREPDTLAIAVVDGDRPVGLIERSDFLMKLAGPLGVSLYGGREVSHLMDAEPAVVEAGVRIDAFADIILKSGPGALMRGFIVTRNGAYRGVGTAVALLRAVNEQQRHENQRLAEQARAAVDADHAMQTAAREKSRFMGLLNRELSTSMNGVLAVAELLHRQPLNEAAKAHARTIMESAEDLLGNLHDALDLARAEAGELQLSPAPTPLRTLMDQLQTHWSPRAAQDGVTLMVGYEGDTELAAILDAERLKQVFNNLIGAALGNARHGMVEASLKAHARGDQVVIEARVRDDGAADPARFDDAAEQGGDLGLMVSRRLVQYMAGELRAEHNAGRGATFAFEIEAPIALMEQETPSNVADLEHLHLQAQPHILIADDNATNRVVAQALCEMFGCTSETVEDGQEAVEAVQSRPFDLILMDIKMPRLDGVGATRAIRALSGPAGQIPIIALTANADPDDAKGYLAAGMAAVVEKPIKPERLRLAMNTALDPAEESVAHKDRGAA, from the coding sequence ATGCCGACCATCGAAGTGCTGACCGACAGGGCGGAGCCCGTACTCCCTTCTGCCAAGACAGGAGAGGTGTTTGCACGTTTCGAGCGGGAGCCGGACACCCTGGCGATTGCAGTCGTGGACGGAGATCGCCCGGTCGGCCTGATCGAACGCAGCGACTTCCTGATGAAGCTGGCCGGTCCGCTGGGCGTCAGCCTGTACGGCGGGCGCGAGGTCTCTCACCTGATGGACGCGGAACCGGCGGTGGTCGAAGCGGGCGTTCGCATTGACGCTTTCGCCGACATCATCCTGAAAAGCGGTCCCGGCGCGCTGATGCGAGGCTTCATCGTCACCCGCAACGGCGCCTATCGCGGAGTCGGCACGGCCGTGGCCCTGCTTCGCGCCGTCAACGAACAGCAGAGGCATGAAAACCAGCGGCTGGCAGAGCAGGCCCGCGCCGCCGTTGACGCCGATCACGCCATGCAGACCGCCGCCCGTGAGAAGAGCCGTTTCATGGGCCTGCTCAATCGCGAGCTGAGCACCTCCATGAACGGCGTGCTGGCCGTCGCGGAGCTCCTGCATCGACAGCCGCTGAATGAAGCGGCCAAGGCGCACGCGCGCACCATCATGGAATCGGCCGAAGACCTCTTAGGCAATCTGCACGATGCCCTAGACCTGGCTCGGGCCGAGGCGGGCGAGTTGCAGCTGTCCCCGGCGCCTACGCCGCTACGCACCTTGATGGACCAGCTTCAGACCCACTGGTCTCCGCGCGCCGCCCAGGACGGCGTGACCCTGATGGTCGGCTATGAGGGCGACACCGAACTGGCGGCCATTCTGGACGCCGAGCGCCTGAAACAGGTGTTCAACAACCTGATCGGCGCCGCCTTGGGCAATGCGCGTCACGGCATGGTCGAAGCCAGCCTGAAGGCTCACGCTCGAGGCGATCAGGTGGTGATCGAGGCCCGCGTCCGCGACGACGGCGCGGCCGACCCGGCCCGGTTCGACGACGCGGCCGAACAGGGCGGCGACCTGGGACTGATGGTCAGCCGCCGTCTGGTTCAATACATGGCCGGCGAGTTGCGCGCGGAGCACAATGCCGGTCGGGGCGCCACCTTCGCCTTTGAAATCGAAGCCCCCATCGCCTTGATGGAGCAGGAAACGCCATCCAACGTCGCGGACCTGGAACATCTGCACCTGCAGGCCCAGCCGCACATCCTTATCGCCGACGACAATGCGACCAACCGCGTCGTGGCCCAGGCCCTGTGCGAAATGTTCGGCTGCACCTCGGAAACCGTCGAGGACGGCCAGGAAGCTGTCGAAGCCGTGCAGTCACGGCCGTTCGATCTGATCCTGATGGACATCAAGATGCCGCGCCTGGACGGCGTCGGCGCCACGCGCGCAATCCGCGCCCTTTCGGGACCCGCCGGCCAAATCCCCATCATCGCCCTCACCGCCAACGCCGATCCGGACGACGCCAAGGGCTATCTGGCCGCAGGCATGGCCGCCGTGGTCGAAAAGCCCATCAAGCCTGAACGGCTGCGCCTGGCGATGAACACGGCTCTGGATCCTGCAGAAGAGAGTGTTGCACACAAGGATCGCGGAGCCGCCTGA
- a CDS encoding ligase-associated DNA damage response exonuclease, with protein MMRPQDLLRPTPAGLYCPPGDFYVDPVRPVDRAVITHGHSDHARAGHGTVLATPETLAIMTVRYGADFAGRTQAAGYGETISIGGVEVRLIPAGHVLGSAQAVVSQSGLIMTVSGDYKRRRDPTCAAFEAAPCHVFISEATFGLPVFVHPPDTEEIQRLVSSLAQFPERAHLVGAYALGKAQRIIRLLREAGWERPIYVHGALERLNDLYQASGVPLGPLAPATGLKAGALGGEVVIAPPSAIQDRWARRFAEPIAAFASGWMGVRARARQRGVELPLVISDHADWPELTQTFEEITPEEVWITHGREEGLLRWCELKGMRARALRLVGYDEEGEDEQNVLEDSG; from the coding sequence ATGATGCGTCCTCAGGATCTTTTGCGACCTACGCCCGCAGGCCTTTATTGCCCGCCGGGAGATTTCTATGTCGATCCGGTGCGGCCGGTGGACCGGGCGGTGATCACGCATGGTCATTCGGACCATGCGCGCGCCGGACATGGGACGGTGCTGGCGACGCCCGAGACCCTGGCGATCATGACGGTTCGCTACGGCGCGGATTTCGCAGGGCGCACGCAGGCGGCGGGCTATGGCGAGACTATATCCATCGGCGGCGTCGAGGTGCGGCTGATCCCGGCGGGACACGTTCTGGGCTCGGCGCAGGCGGTCGTCAGTCAGAGCGGCCTGATCATGACGGTGTCAGGCGATTATAAACGCCGCCGCGATCCGACCTGCGCTGCTTTCGAGGCGGCGCCGTGTCATGTCTTCATTTCGGAGGCGACGTTCGGCTTGCCGGTCTTCGTTCATCCGCCGGACACAGAAGAAATCCAGCGGCTTGTGTCGTCTCTGGCGCAGTTTCCCGAGCGGGCGCACCTGGTCGGCGCCTATGCGCTGGGCAAGGCGCAGCGAATCATACGGCTGTTGCGTGAAGCGGGTTGGGAGCGGCCCATCTATGTCCACGGCGCGCTGGAGCGGCTGAACGACCTCTATCAGGCGTCAGGCGTCCCGCTCGGTCCGCTGGCGCCTGCGACGGGGCTGAAGGCCGGAGCCTTGGGCGGGGAGGTGGTCATTGCGCCGCCGTCGGCCATTCAGGATCGCTGGGCGCGCAGGTTCGCCGAGCCGATCGCGGCGTTTGCCTCGGGCTGGATGGGCGTGCGCGCGCGCGCGCGTCAGCGCGGGGTGGAACTGCCGCTGGTGATTTCCGACCATGCCGACTGGCCGGAACTGACGCAGACGTTCGAAGAGATCACGCCGGAAGAAGTTTGGATCACCCACGGCCGGGAGGAAGGCCTGCTGCGTTGGTGCGAACTGAAGGGAATGCGGGCGCGCGCCTTGCGTCTTGTCGGCTATGACGAAGAAGGCGAGGACGAGCAGAACGTGCTGGAGGACTCAGGTTGA
- a CDS encoding PaaI family thioesterase has protein sequence MTESFLTTLLPQLASGAAHTHALGFAYEGLEGDRVRMRVPYRHDLVGDPETGVLAGGLVTTLLDHAGGLAVWVALDAFRPIATLDLRVDYMRAAQPGRDLLAEARCYRLTRNLAFVRAWAFEDDPADPVAAAQSAYMVSAEGDSRTGANLKPRRAKDPA, from the coding sequence ATGACGGAATCGTTCCTCACCACCCTGCTGCCGCAACTGGCTTCGGGGGCCGCTCACACCCACGCCCTGGGCTTTGCCTATGAAGGGCTGGAGGGCGATCGGGTGCGGATGCGCGTGCCCTATCGCCACGATCTGGTCGGCGATCCCGAGACGGGCGTGCTGGCGGGCGGGCTGGTCACCACCCTGCTGGACCATGCGGGCGGTCTGGCGGTCTGGGTGGCGCTGGACGCCTTCCGGCCTATCGCGACGCTGGACCTGCGGGTCGACTACATGCGCGCCGCCCAGCCGGGGCGCGACCTGTTGGCCGAGGCCCGCTGCTATCGCCTGACGCGCAATCTGGCTTTCGTGCGGGCCTGGGCGTTCGAGGATGATCCTGCCGACCCCGTCGCGGCCGCCCAGTCCGCCTATATGGTCAGCGCCGAAGGCGACAGCCGCACCGGCGCCAATCTTAAGCCCCGCAGAGCCAAGGACCCCGCATGA
- a CDS encoding PaaI family thioesterase: protein MTAALLDSLPYAQFLGLQTQVNGDEVTVTMPFDDKLIGNPLLPALHGGSTAALLEMTAMAQVSLTYPGLRLPRPINVTVAYLRSGKPVDVFARARINRAGRRVAYVIAEAWQENHAQPIASLTAHFLLDEAASA from the coding sequence ATGACCGCCGCCCTGCTGGACTCCCTGCCCTACGCCCAATTTCTCGGCCTCCAGACACAGGTGAACGGCGATGAAGTCACCGTCACCATGCCGTTTGACGACAAGCTGATCGGCAACCCGCTTCTGCCTGCCCTGCATGGAGGGTCCACCGCCGCTCTGTTGGAGATGACGGCCATGGCCCAGGTCTCTCTGACCTATCCCGGCCTGCGCCTGCCGCGCCCGATCAACGTAACGGTGGCCTATCTGCGCTCGGGCAAGCCCGTCGACGTATTCGCCCGCGCCCGCATCAACCGCGCCGGACGCCGCGTCGCCTATGTCATCGCCGAGGCCTGGCAGGAGAACCACGCCCAGCCGATCGCCAGTTTGACGGCGCATTTCCTGCTGGATGAAGCGGCCTCAGCCTGA
- a CDS encoding S24 family peptidase: protein MPLSHTQIWNAIDALARREGLSASGLARRAGLDPTSFNPSKRFGAGTPTRPRWPSSESLMRVLQATGLSLGEFADLADDAGPRALPIPLLGLARAGDEGFFDDAGLPLAEGWEQTALPTRKDSLFSLRIEGDSMAPLYRPGDRVIVDLDATDVRRGDRVALRTRSGETLAKEAAVLGAREIVLASINPEYPPRTIARDQILWMARILWVSQ from the coding sequence ATGCCCCTGTCACACACGCAGATTTGGAACGCGATTGATGCGCTGGCGCGCCGCGAGGGCCTGTCGGCCTCGGGACTGGCGCGCCGGGCGGGCCTGGATCCCACCAGCTTCAATCCTTCAAAGCGGTTTGGCGCCGGGACCCCGACGCGGCCCAGATGGCCCTCCAGCGAAAGCCTGATGCGCGTCTTGCAGGCGACAGGCCTCAGCCTGGGCGAGTTCGCGGATCTGGCAGACGACGCTGGCCCTCGCGCCCTGCCGATTCCCTTGCTCGGCCTGGCGCGCGCTGGCGACGAAGGCTTCTTCGACGACGCGGGCCTGCCCCTGGCCGAAGGCTGGGAGCAGACGGCTCTGCCCACGCGCAAGGACAGCCTGTTCAGCCTGCGGATCGAGGGCGACTCGATGGCGCCCCTGTATCGCCCCGGCGACCGGGTGATTGTCGATCTGGACGCCACGGACGTTCGGCGAGGCGACCGCGTGGCGTTGCGGACGCGAAGCGGAGAAACGCTGGCGAAAGAAGCGGCTGTATTGGGCGCGCGAGAGATCGTGCTGGCCTCGATCAACCCCGAATATCCTCCACGCACCATTGCGCGCGATCAGATTCTCTGGATGGCGCGCATCCTCTGGGTCAGCCAATAA
- a CDS encoding SH3 domain-containing protein → MSKMFKAGLAATAMFAALGSAAVPMSAAAMPQANGITNCDAPGGRQQAGAAIGAVLGGLAGSQVSKNERALGAVVGAGAGAAAGSYIGCNQQRARSANQAGANSYRATSNLRIRTGPGANYRQTGSLSAGQPFTAIGSQGEWVQIAGGGWVNAHYVAPN, encoded by the coding sequence ATGTCGAAGATGTTCAAGGCGGGTTTGGCCGCCACCGCAATGTTCGCCGCCCTGGGTTCCGCCGCCGTGCCGATGAGCGCCGCCGCCATGCCTCAGGCCAACGGCATCACCAACTGCGACGCGCCCGGCGGTCGCCAGCAGGCAGGCGCCGCGATCGGCGCCGTTCTGGGCGGCCTGGCCGGCAGCCAGGTTTCCAAGAATGAGCGCGCGCTTGGCGCGGTGGTCGGCGCCGGCGCCGGCGCCGCGGCGGGCTCCTACATCGGCTGTAACCAGCAACGTGCGCGGTCGGCCAATCAGGCGGGCGCCAACTCCTACCGCGCGACCTCCAATCTGCGCATTCGCACGGGCCCGGGCGCCAACTATCGCCAGACCGGCAGCCTGTCGGCCGGTCAGCCGTTCACCGCCATCGGCTCGCAGGGCGAGTGGGTCCAGATCGCCGGCGGCGGTTGGGTGAACGCCCACTACGTCGCGCCGAACTGA
- a CDS encoding lysine--tRNA ligase yields the protein MLQNLETLSREARSWPFEQARNLLAHVLKKRLSDAERDAAKLLIDAGKTDEALAAFEALNKPVILETGYGPSGLPHMGTFGEVARTTMVRNAFRALTGDHWATRLIAFSDDMDGLRKVPEGIPNPEMLREDLHLPLTKVRDPFGTHDSFGAHNNARLRAFLDSFGFEYEFMSSTETYRSGRFDAALLTMLERFDKVMGIMLPTLGEERRATYSPFLPISPITGHVLQVPTLERNVEKGTIVFDDPAGGRTEVPVTGGHVKLQWKPDWAMRWTALDVDYEMSGKDLIESVRESSKLCRAIGGVPPEGFNYELFLDIEGRKISKSKGNGLTMEDWLRYGTPESLSWYMFQSPKSAKSLHFNVIPRATDDYLSFIEQYKTQEPAKRMDNAVWHIHSGQPPESASPVSFALLLNLVGVANASTKDQLWAYFAKYLPDATPESEPVLDRLMGYALNYYEDFVKPSKTYRLPDDKEKAALLDLAERLKALPADTTDGEIIQGEVYAVGKAHGFEPLRAWFQALYEVLLGASQGPRFGSFAAIYGLPQTISLLEAGANGELAA from the coding sequence ATGCTACAGAACCTCGAAACCCTGTCCCGTGAGGCCCGTTCGTGGCCGTTTGAGCAAGCGCGCAACCTGCTGGCCCACGTGCTCAAAAAACGGCTGTCGGACGCGGAGCGCGATGCGGCCAAGCTGCTGATCGACGCGGGCAAGACGGACGAGGCTCTGGCCGCCTTTGAGGCGCTGAACAAGCCGGTGATCCTGGAGACAGGTTACGGCCCGTCGGGGCTGCCGCACATGGGCACCTTCGGCGAGGTGGCGCGCACGACCATGGTGCGGAACGCGTTTCGCGCCCTGACCGGCGATCACTGGGCCACGCGCCTGATCGCCTTCAGCGATGACATGGACGGCCTGCGCAAGGTGCCCGAGGGCATCCCCAACCCGGAGATGCTGCGCGAAGACCTGCATCTGCCGCTGACCAAGGTGCGCGATCCGTTCGGCACGCACGACAGCTTCGGCGCGCACAACAACGCCCGCCTGCGCGCCTTCCTCGATAGCTTCGGCTTCGAGTATGAGTTCATGTCCTCGACCGAGACCTATCGGTCGGGTCGGTTCGACGCGGCCCTGCTGACCATGCTGGAGCGCTTCGACAAGGTCATGGGGATCATGCTGCCGACCCTGGGCGAAGAGCGCCGGGCGACCTATTCGCCCTTTCTGCCGATCAGCCCGATCACCGGCCATGTGCTGCAGGTGCCGACGCTCGAGCGTAACGTCGAGAAGGGCACGATCGTCTTTGACGACCCTGCGGGCGGCCGCACCGAGGTTCCCGTCACCGGCGGCCATGTGAAGCTGCAGTGGAAGCCCGACTGGGCCATGCGCTGGACGGCGCTGGACGTCGACTATGAGATGTCGGGCAAGGACCTGATCGAGAGCGTGCGCGAGTCGTCCAAGCTGTGCCGCGCCATCGGCGGCGTCCCGCCGGAAGGCTTCAACTACGAGCTCTTCCTCGACATCGAAGGCCGCAAGATTTCTAAATCAAAGGGCAACGGCCTGACGATGGAGGATTGGCTGCGCTACGGCACGCCCGAGAGCCTGAGCTGGTACATGTTCCAGTCGCCGAAGTCGGCCAAGAGCCTGCACTTCAACGTCATTCCGCGCGCGACGGACGACTATCTGTCCTTCATCGAGCAGTACAAGACGCAGGAACCGGCCAAGCGGATGGACAACGCCGTCTGGCACATCCACTCGGGCCAGCCGCCTGAAAGCGCCTCGCCAGTCTCCTTCGCCCTGCTGCTGAATCTGGTGGGCGTGGCCAACGCCTCGACCAAGGACCAGCTGTGGGCCTATTTCGCCAAATACCTGCCTGACGCCACGCCTGAGAGCGAGCCCGTGCTGGACCGGCTGATGGGCTATGCGCTGAACTATTACGAGGACTTCGTGAAGCCCTCGAAGACCTATCGTCTGCCCGACGACAAGGAGAAGGCGGCGCTGCTGGATCTGGCCGAACGGCTGAAGGCTCTGCCGGCCGATACGACCGACGGCGAGATCATCCAGGGCGAGGTCTACGCCGTGGGCAAGGCTCATGGGTTCGAGCCGCTGCGGGCCTGGTTCCAGGCGCTTTACGAGGTGCTGCTGGGCGCGTCGCAGGGGCCGCGCTTCGGGTCGTTTGCGGCCATCTACGGCCTGCCGCAGACGATCTCCCTGCTCGAGGCGGGCGCCAACGGCGAACTGGCCGCCTGA
- a CDS encoding MaoC family dehydratase: MTDRYLDDLTVGESWTSEPFTITEDEIIAFATEFDPQPMHIDKAAAEAGRFGGLIASGWHVCSRVMRQFVDEAYFGDTPLLGMNVDALWWVRPVRPGDTLTVRREIIEIRPSKSQPDRGVVRTKTTVTNQDGDLAMSFENQMQLPRNAEAQL; this comes from the coding sequence ATGACCGATCGCTATCTGGACGACCTGACCGTCGGCGAAAGCTGGACCAGCGAACCCTTCACGATCACGGAGGATGAGATCATCGCGTTCGCGACCGAGTTCGATCCCCAACCCATGCACATCGACAAGGCGGCGGCCGAGGCGGGACGGTTCGGCGGCCTGATCGCCAGCGGCTGGCACGTCTGTTCGCGCGTGATGCGTCAGTTCGTGGATGAAGCCTATTTCGGCGACACTCCGCTGCTGGGCATGAATGTCGACGCCCTGTGGTGGGTGCGGCCCGTGCGGCCCGGCGACACCCTGACGGTGCGGCGCGAGATCATCGAGATCCGTCCGTCCAAGAGCCAGCCTGATCGCGGGGTCGTCCGCACCAAGACGACCGTGACCAATCAGGACGGCGACCTGGCCATGAGCTTTGAGAACCAGATGCAACTGCCGCGGAACGCCGAAGCGCAGCTGTAA
- the queA gene encoding tRNA preQ1(34) S-adenosylmethionine ribosyltransferase-isomerase QueA, whose protein sequence is MRTSDFDFDLPEACIALRPADPRDSARLLVVKGGELQDRVIRDLPDFLQPGDALVFNDTRVIPARLSGVRHRTGPEGELLSVPVEATLHHRDAPDVWSAFMKPGKRLKVGDRVRFGREEDTACFLGQVDAEITAKGEDGLVTLRFDLAGPVLDDAIREVGVMPLPPYIAAKRAEDDQDLKDYQTVFAEHDGSVAAPTAGLHFTPALLDAIRARGVTTHAVTLHVGAGTFLPVKADDTADHKMHSEWGEVSADTAAALNAVRAAGGRIVCVGTTSLRLLESATSEDGVVQPFHGDTAIFITPGYRFRACDVLMTNFHLPKSTLFMLVSAFAGLETMRAAYAHAIDRGYRFYSYGDGSLLFREDAQ, encoded by the coding sequence ATGCGGACCTCCGATTTCGACTTCGACCTGCCCGAGGCGTGCATCGCCCTGCGCCCCGCCGACCCGCGCGACTCGGCGCGCCTGCTGGTGGTGAAGGGCGGCGAGCTTCAGGATCGGGTCATCCGCGACCTGCCGGACTTTCTGCAGCCCGGCGACGCGCTGGTCTTCAACGACACCCGCGTGATCCCCGCCCGTCTGTCCGGCGTGCGCCACCGCACCGGACCAGAAGGCGAGCTTCTGTCCGTACCGGTCGAGGCCACCCTTCACCACCGCGACGCGCCCGATGTCTGGAGCGCCTTCATGAAGCCCGGCAAGCGGCTGAAGGTCGGCGACCGGGTGCGCTTCGGGCGCGAGGAAGACACCGCCTGCTTCCTGGGCCAGGTCGACGCCGAGATCACCGCCAAGGGCGAGGACGGCTTGGTCACCCTGCGCTTCGATCTGGCGGGCCCGGTGTTGGACGACGCCATCCGCGAGGTCGGGGTCATGCCTCTGCCCCCCTATATCGCGGCCAAACGAGCCGAGGACGATCAGGACCTGAAGGACTATCAGACCGTCTTCGCCGAGCATGACGGCTCGGTCGCGGCGCCGACGGCGGGCCTCCACTTCACCCCTGCCCTGCTGGACGCCATCCGGGCGCGCGGCGTGACGACCCATGCGGTGACCCTGCACGTCGGGGCCGGCACCTTCTTGCCGGTCAAGGCCGACGACACCGCCGATCACAAGATGCATTCCGAGTGGGGCGAGGTCTCAGCCGACACCGCCGCCGCCCTGAACGCCGTGCGCGCCGCGGGAGGGCGCATCGTCTGCGTCGGCACCACCTCGCTTCGCCTGCTGGAGAGCGCCACAAGCGAGGACGGCGTGGTCCAGCCCTTCCACGGCGACACGGCCATCTTCATCACGCCGGGCTATCGCTTCCGTGCCTGCGACGTGCTGATGACCAACTTCCACCTGCCGAAATCGACGCTGTTCATGCTGGTCAGCGCCTTCGCGGGACTGGAGACGATGCGCGCCGCCTACGCCCACGCCATCGACAGGGGTTACCGCTTCTATTCTTATGGGGACGGAAGCCTGCTGTTTCGGGAAGACGCCCAATGA